A stretch of DNA from Mus musculus strain C57BL/6J chromosome 6, GRCm38.p6 C57BL/6J:
ATGGGCACATCCCTCCATGACTCCAAACACTCCTGTTGCATGGAACCTTGCAATTCCTAAAGGTAATGTTTATCTGCCACCACTGGACATTCACTGCTCCCTTGAGCTTCCTTCTGTTAATCTTATGTGAGGGTTCTTAATACATGACAACTCTTCCAAGCCAATAGTTTAATGAAGGGGGGTTCACTCTGCATCTGCCCCTTGTGCGACACCTGGGCAGAGCACCAGAGGCAGGGTGGTGGCTATGTGAAGGGCATAGACATCTTTGCTACACTAGAAATTCCATGAGAAGAGGTATCTATCCTCACCCTATCTCACTGAATCTTCAGTGCCTTACACCAAAGCATATCAGAGTAAGGACTAAAATAATTGTCAAATGAAGGAACAATCCTTATAGTAGAGAGAGAAGGCCATGGAGACTAAGAGCTATTACTCTGGATAGTGCCCAGCTTGTATCTAGTGTACCTGGAGCTATCTGACTCAGACAGTAAGAACTTATTTTTTGCTCCAAAGTTTAATTTCTCAGAAGTGTCTGGCTAGTCTATGGCACCACTCGATGAGCCGTTCTCCATCTGTGGGTCACAACCTTTTGGCaagcctctatctccaaaaatgtttacactatgatttataacagtagcaaattacagttatgaagtagtgacaaaaaataatttaaaagttgaGGGAGGGGTAGCCAtggcatgaggaactgtagtaaagggtcacagcattaggaaggtgagaACCACTACATTAGATTATTTTTGACATGACATCGGGACCCAAGAACTGGATTTGTATGCATTTGCAAGTCTCCAAGCCACAGTAGAGAATGAAATGTTAAAAATTCGATAGTGCCAATCCTAGTCTATGGGCCTAGTAGAGTATGGTGACATGGTCAAAGAAAAGTTTAGTAAAGTATGGCAATATGCCCAAAGACAAGGTTTTCCATCATGGCAAGCATGCAGCCCTCATTGGTAGCCAGTGGTCTTGTCTTTAAATCACTTCCATGAGGGTGGCTACATTGGGTGCATACAAGCTTGTGATGCCTGCGTTTCTTCTTCTCACATGAGGAGATATGGTACCGCCAGCTTAGGAGCTACCAGGAGCATCCTGTTATCTCAAATTGTGAGATAAACATAAAACACAACTGTAAAAGATTCCCACGACTAATTTACTTCCTTAGATGTTAAAGAAATCAGAATTTTTCAGAAGTTGCATTTTAGAATGCATATTTTAAGGTAAAGGCTGAAGATCATGGCTCTATAGTGACAGAGTAGGGTGGAACACATACCTCCATGCTTTGTCTATATACCACTGACTACTCAGATGCTAGAACGAACATCCACAGTAGGCCAGTGCTTCATCCTCTGTGGAGCGTCTTGGCCACTGATGATGGTTTACAAAGACTGGGGTGCCATTcttggacttccttcttccttctctcacaAATGCCAATAGGTAATCGAATTTCTCCTTCTTCCTGACATTCATATTGTGGCATTGGGCACTGAAGATTTTTTCCTGCCGTACTGGACTTCACCTGCCACCCTATGACTGTGTTCGTTGCTTGGTACTGTATCTGGATCTAGAAAGGTCCCGATTAGCCAGTATGTAAAAGATAGGATTCCTATTCCGTGACACATGGAAAGTGGTGGAAATGTTAACAGATAGATTAATATTAGGATATTTTAGTTCATTGGAGGTGGTGATTTGCTCTTGAAGAGAATTTCGGGGCCCcagtccttcctcttcttctttttcatttctgaatatgAGATGAAGAGTCAGGCACTTCTATCACCACAGGCCTACAGCAAAAGGATGAATAGGCAATTGACTAGAACCCCCAAGGCTTTGAGTCAAATTAATTCTTTTGTCTTTGTCTCATGCATTTGAGGCACGAAAGGAAAGCTTGCTAACACCCATAGTAGTGAAATATTTGTGGTACTGACCCTCAGGCACATCATAGACTGTAATGAAGAGGCTGGTTTTGTATGTGATGTAGAACCTGAGAACCGATGTTCTAGAAACAGACCCTTGAATGGTAGTGATGCTCAGGAAATTGTGAGCACGCTGGAAAATACAATATTGGATCAAATTCCTGCAGGTATCAGTAAAAGTCCTCCAAACTAAACTAGTTTTCCCTTATTCCTTGTACTTCAGTTTAAGGGCACTGCACTTTCTCAAACATAGCACTGCCTGATCCAaactccagaaaaaaaatagaaataaagtacCCGACACAGTGTCTGATAGGTTCTTGCTGCACAGGATAGAAGACAACTCAAGCACTCTTACCTTTCTGATGTGATGGGTTAAAGATGTAACAGAGCTTGGAAGCAGGCTACAGGCACCACAGAACATATTACACAGAAGAGGAGGTGCTTTTGAGCATACAAATCTGACTGCACTTCCTGCATTGGACATACTAATgacctctctgtatctctctgtctctctgtctctctctgtctctctcacacatacaaacacacacagtcacacacacacacaccttttttttttcaagacagggtttctctgtgtagccctggttgtcctggaactcactctgtagaccaggctggcctcaactcagaaatccacctgactctgcctcccaagtgctaggattaaatgtgtgcaccaccactgcccagctcacacACAACTTTCAAATAAGCTGGTAATATtaccacatatgtgtatatataaactcTAAATTCAGTACTATTAAAATATACAGTTAATATCCATTGAACTAAATTTGTTTCACAATCCTGCTGCCCAGCTCTAGCCTGCATTTGTTAACAGTGTTCATATCTAACAGAAGTGTCTTACACTAGTGAATTGAAAGCTGTAGCTACTTTTCTCAATGGCCTGCATTACTGACTCACGATATCAGCTAATGATGTCTCATCAGTGATCTCATTTATTCTTTACAGAATCATGGAAACATGGGTGTCAACATTCTTACTTCAAAGATGAAGGATCTGAGTCTTACTGTGGTTGCTCTGTGTCCGTCCGCTTTTGCTCAATGCAAAAGGCCAGTGATTCTCTGCATTATTCCATAAAAGAACAAGAGTTTATATCCCCAATTATAGTCAATAGGTTGGGAATTCTATAGTTCTggatagagatggagagaggaagaaacatTGACCTTGGTCCCTAGGAGCGAACAATGCAGTCATATTTGTATGTTCAAAAGCAGCTCACGATCCAGATAAGACTTGAAATGTCATATGCCTTGGATAATTGAGTCTACACCAGTAGGGCTGTGAGCAACAAGATGCCATTACAGCAAGACAAAGGTGAAGGGTTCCATGTGACAGATGCCCTGGGAAGTTCATGTGATTTTGAGACCTTGGAGATGAGAACCTCCATAACAGGTAGAGTAAGACAGACAGACGTGGGAAGCAGGGCCtcattcttcagagacatggGCAAGGCTAGGGCATTTCATCTCCTGGACGTCCACACCATCTTCACCATCACTAGGAAGCGTTTGTGTGTATACCTGACTCCTAAGATATTGCCTGAATAAAGTTGTCTTGTTGCTCTAATGAAGAGTATGCTGTGCATGCTGTCACATGTTTGTGATCTCAGCCCTGGGTAGCCTGAGGCAGGGGGGAGTGCAAGCTTGAGGCCAACTTGgggtacatagtgagatcctgttttaaaAGGTTAGTTAACTAGTAGTTGAACAGACAACCACTGGTCATTGATGTAATGAAGCAAAATGCAAGGTTTAAAAGTGGTCTTTGTTACTGAAGGGCTATGGAATATTGCTTCAAGGTTACAGTGTGAGGCTCCAGCTACTATATATATAAGATTTTATTCATGGCTTGTGACTCCACTTTTATTTCTAAGGCTATAGAAAGTGAATTCTAATCTCCCTGTTCCTGAATGGACTTGGCCATAAAGAAATTCTCTGACCTCTTCTCATCTGATAAGAAGTCATGAGGCCTTCTTCATTCTAGGGGTCCCTGATCCAAACCACAGAGAAAAAGAATGTTGCACAGGAAGGGACAGAAAAAATGCTGGGACAGATCCCATTTCCTGCACTCAGTCTATCTGCCTCATATCAGGCTCTTTCTGTCTCATCACAGTTAAATACAGATAGCCATGCTTCAGTTGAATCTCCTGATAATTTCCACAGCGACCCAAAAGGACAGGATTTGGACTTTCCAGGCAGTTGAACATGGGTGGAGCGGTCCTGGAGGTGGTGTTCCAGTAGGGACATGGATCATTCCTAAGTATTCTAAACTGTCCTACCAGGTTAATTAAGATGGAGGAGGACTTCTTGGTCTGGAGATGATTGGTCAAAAATACCaggtcagaaaaataaaaaaaaaacgttAACATACGGTGACTGATATAACAGGAGGCAAGTATCCTTGAGGACTGTGCCTACAATGGTGGGTGCTGGTGCTATCTTAGTGTCAGAACTAAATGGGGTTAAGGGACACTCAGCTGGTGCCTACGGCAGAATTGCCTGCTTGCATTGCATGTTCGTGAGGAGAGATCCTTCTGTGCTGACAGTGATGTGAAGGTAGATGAAAATCTAACCTTTGCTCTGCTCTGTGCCTGGGGAAAAGGGATGCAAAGTTTCTGCTCCCCAGTTTCTAGTAATGCGGACGTCATATGGCTAACAATAACGAGTCTCTGAAAATGCTTTATTAGCTCTAAACCATGGTGAATGCACAGTTGTTTTCAGTTTTAATAGGGAAGATGAAGACCgaacaaaaaaattaagatgaATTTATTTTGCCAGGTGGAAAAGGGGAACCATGAGAGGCATTATTACAAGGgtttggtgtgttggggtattttAAGAAAGTTAATTTGGCACCGAGTAAAGGATTAGGAAAAACAAATGGAGCTGGGTAACTAAAATGGAGGCCAGTACATTGGTCCAGGGGAGATGAGCCTAGGTCCTGAGATCAATGGGATGACCagaaacataacaaaaaaaaatgaggaaaatgtgCAGTATTATTTCTTTCAGATATAGATCACTGTTCCTAGAAAGAATTTGAACTTTGCTATGAATTTGGGTTTTTCTGTGGGGGAGAGAGGATACCTATGCATGGGAAAAGTGTAGGACACAGTGAAGCCAACTCAGAATGGATCTGTGAAGAAACATGCTGTAATACTGTATAGTGCACTAGGCTGTACTTTTGAACCTTCCCCAACACAGCCTCCTTTGGAAGACAAGTGTCCTAGACTTAGAGGCTAATGGTTAAAGCAAAACTAACCaatcaactaaccaaccaaaaaactaaccaaccaactaaccaacaaactaaccaaccaaccaactaaaaccTCTTCGTTGGAGCTTGAATACTATGTGCTCTGCAAGCTGTCTTATAGTTCAGAGGAAGGcaatgaaagagacagagaaagcagctTTGTGGGAAGGTAGCAATGCCCAGAAGGTGCTCAGTTACAGAGAGGTTGGTCTTCACCAATCAGCCTCGTGCAAGATGAATGGCAGATGATATGTTTTCCTTTCACACCTTGGAAACACTTAAGGGGCCCAGGGTCCTGGATTTAAAGATGGTACTTACCTAGACTCCACAAGCTGGGAGGTCCTGGGATCTCATTTGCTAACAGAAATATATGTGTTCCAAGAGggtagaaacagaaagatgatTAGCAGGTAGGGGTGGGTGGCTATAAGGTCCCAGCAAGGGAAGCAAGTAACTGTGTTGACAGCAGCCAAAAAGGCATGTCTAGGTGTCTTTCCAATCTCATTTTTCCCCCTCATTTTACTGACAGGAACTGATTTTACTCCTGGTAGAAGTATATTCCGCAAAAAGAATAAGCTTCCCCTAGCTTATGTTAAATCTAGTTGACAGCTAGATCTAAGTAGACACTTGTTATTTGCACGGGACTTTCATAAATATTTCCAAGTGGGTGTGTGTGATCATTTGAATGTGTATCCTTTagccattttctttccttcctaattGGAATGAGGAATCACTAGTTAAATCCAAGCCCAAAGAGGAGAAGCTCAATCCATATGGAAGACTGCAGCTATGGTGTTTTCTGTTGAGTGGTGGAGAGACACAGTACCACAGGCAAAGATGATGAAGGATGCCATTCAAACATAGCTGAAGCCATGCTTCCTGGCTCCTGGACCCTTTATACCCTGCTGCCTCTTCCTTTCACCTTTCAAAGTAGTTTTTCAGCATAGCATCTAGGATGCATTGTATAAACAACTCACAGGATTTCTTAGCACTGTGAATTGCTGAAGAAAATTGACTTAGGGTCAAGGGTGATATGTCATGGGAGCGGCTGGTTGGTTCTAGTGCCGGGTCCAGAAGAGGCATCTAAATGTTGACTAAGCATGGGATCCTGGCCGCATACACCCAACGTCCAACAGCATGACTGCATCTGCCAGAGACACAgggagcatgcacacacaagacGGATGTGTCTAGATTCTAGATGTCTTCACGTCTCTGGGGTCGGCTTCTGTAATCCGCACTCTGAAATCTGGAGTTTCTCGTGAACTGAGCTCCGAGATAAACTTGCCCAGAGCACTGGATTCTTCCTCATTCTGCCAGCTGCTTCTCATCTTTGCTCTTCCACTTGCCAGAAGGGAGACGGAAGACCTATCTCCTGATGCAATCTCTGTTTCCAACAAGAATCTGTGACCTTGGAAAGAGTGCAGGTCTCAAATGCTTGTCTGAGCCAACATGACACTGAGCAGGTGCGGTGCTGTTTAGGCCAGGCCAGCGGGTACACTACAGCAAGGATAGGAGACCAGGAAACCACACCTACTCTATCAGAGAGgaaatgatattggaatggcatggGACAGGGAGGATATTCCTTTTCCAGATgcctcctccctccaccttcccctttcccctctcagaATGAGCAGTGACCCGGTTCCTAAGTCTGAAGGGCCACAAAGAGTCCGGCACTGCTGGACCAAGTCCCAGGGAGAGCAGCTTTTGTGCACATATGGGAGGAAGTGGGCGAAAGTCTTCCTGTGCCCAGGCAGGCAGAGGGGACAGAAGGCTCTGTACCTTGGGCAAACTTCTCTCCACTTTGTCAGGGCACAGTCCCTTTTTTTTACCTCGGTTTCCTTCCCCTGCCTCATGGGAGCAAAGTGAACAGGTGCTCACACATGGGCTTGGAGGGCAGTTCATCACCAGGGAGTCCCGAGCCAGCAGCTGCTCAGCCCCTTCCCTGCTTTCAGGCAGCAGCTTTGCTCACTGAAGGCCCCTGGGTTCCAGCAGGGGGTGGCAGGGACTGGGTTAAGTAGGAGGCCTTCTGGAGACTGGGGCAAGGACCTCAAGTCTGCACTCCCTGAGTCCCACCAGCTGCCGGGCAGGAgaacagggtcagctctgggcagCACCGGGGCGGGCTGGAGCTGCGTCAGACCATCAAACGGAGATGCCACCCGCTTCCCAACTCAGCAGCTGAATAGGGTGTAGGGAGAGTCCCTCAGCCAGGGCTGCGGTGCCCGCTAGATGGGCGAGGCCCCAGACTGCAGGGCGCCCACTGCGGGCGGAATTCGGGCAGCGCAGCCGGAGTTCTGGAGACCACGGAGGCTGTGGGAGGTCACCTGCGTCCTGCAGCCCTGTCTGAGTGGCCAGGATGGGACTGCGCTGGCTCAGGCAGTGCCCGTGGAATCTTGCGCTGCAGTGCGCTTGGCCCGCTGTTCTCCACAGGCCGCGCGCAGATGCCCACTTCCCACACCCTAGGAAGCAGACCTGCCCAGACAGCCTctcgaaggaggaggaggaggaggaggaagaggaggaggaggaagaggaggaggaggaggtcacaCCACCTTGCTTTATATTCCAGGAGCGGCTCAGTCCTGTTTTAAGAATCTAGCTCTTCGGGCATATTAAACGAAGTTTTTCCTTGCCTTTTGTTAGGAAACTTTTAATCACACATAAATTAGAATTTAGGTTCTAATCGGCCAGGCGTTTAACAGGCCCAGGGAAAAAGCTTCCCTTTTAAACACCGACTCTGGGGGCTGCTGGAAAACTGCCACCGAATTTAGGCAGGAGTTGAAGGTTAGCTGGATTTACCATTGTTTCCCCAGGGTGTTTAACACTCACTGTccccttttctttcatttaggatactttccaaaagaaaattctggaaaacactttggcgattttgttttttttaaagaaatttgttTGAACCTTTTCAATTTAATCCAAAAAGATTCCTGAAATAGGGAGGTGGGAGCATTGGAGACTGGAAGCAGCTGTGTGGCAGGAAATAAGTATCATGCAAAAATACCATGCTAATAAATATCCTTTGTAAGTGGAAATATCTATGTTTAATTGCTTTTAAACTGTAGGATGGAAAACACAATTATACACTGTAACAAACCTGTACAGAAAAATCCTGAACAATACAAAACAAGtgctaatattttttttcttcatgattgAATTAATTGTCCCCAAATTATGACACTGATAACCTCCCCCAAATACCGTGTTTCCTCCTCTGAAAATGCTTGAAGAGGAATAGTTGTTACCAACTGAATACACTTATTTTTGTCCCTAATAAACAGAAAATTGCATAGCTTTTGATACCGTTGTGCATCCCCAAATGCACCTTTTAATTTCATGGTTagctcttaatattttaaaaactaaaatttcagAGATACATATATGAATCCTAGTAATTATAAACACATTTTACTCATCTGATTTTTATAACATGCATTTTCATCATAACTGTACAACTGAAATAGACATTGAAGTATGCTGTGTGCATGTCTTTATTCAGCAACATCTTAGACACCTTGTTCAAACAAATTAAGTGAAtttgaaagaaactaaaacaagaaagaaatattctgccagtaagagagagagagagagagagagagagagagagagagagagaatcacagtGTGATACAgacaagagggaaggaaaggaagttcTCATACGAAAAGGGATTTATTATGACATAGAAAATGGTCACAATCTTTGAGACACACTTCAGAAACTAGTAAACACCTTAGATAGAGTTGTGCCAATTACGCAGCCCACAAGCATCTGCTTTGCCTTAATTAGAGTGGGAGGTGAATGACcactgtttattttcattttcctcattAATTATGAAAAACTGCATTTAATTCATCTTGCATAGTGAGAGATTGGCTGCGCAGATGTAAGTCGTAAGGGAAGTGGCTGTCGGTGGGCAACCTGAACATGGCACCCTGCCCAAGGGGACCCCTGGGTGGCACTGCACAGTAATGCATGCCATAATTGTAATTTTTGCCATAGTCCAAGGTTTCTTCTTGCTTCAGGGAAAATATCCCATTATAGTTAATTGGGGGAGGACTTAAGGGACCTTCAAACTGAGGGCTGGCACACTCAGGGGAGGTACTTTCATAGAAGGATTCATATGCACTGCAGTAATTGTAGGGTTTCATGGACTTGGAATTATCAAGAGTCCCATGCCCTGGGGGAGTGGCCAGCTCAGGGCTGTGGTAGGGTGGGTAGAATGTGGAGTAGGGTGACCTTGTGTGGTGGGCAGCCTCCCCACCCTGACCCATCAGGAAACTTCTGGCGTTGAGCTGTAAGCAGCCTGCCACCAAGTTTGTAGTTGGCTGGGAAAGACCTTTGCATAAGTTTTGGACGAACGTGAGCAGATCCGGTCTCTTGCCAATCCTCAGAATTTCAGAAAGTGCCCAGATGTAATTTTTGGCCAGTCGTAAAGTTTCTATTTTGGACAGTTTTTGGGTTTTAGAGTAACAGGGGACCACTTTTCGCAAATTGTCCAGAGCATCATTGAGGCCGTGCATCCGGTTCCTCTCGCGCGCATTAGCTTCCTGTCTCCTGAACTTGACCCTTTCCAGTCGTagtttggtggtcttttttttcctgagccCCCTCCTTCTGGACAAGCCattctcatcttcttcctctctgtcttcttcctcctcttctttctcggTTTCTTCTCCAGGGGCCCTTTTAATGCTCTTTCCTCGAAGGACAACTTGTTTTGGAAAGCTCTCTGGTTTCTTAATTTGTTTCTGGTCCTCACATTGTCTAGCAAACTTTCTGCACATCTGGGATTCGGGCATTACGACAGACTCGTCAAACGGTAGTGTTAACATGGTTCTTTAACCTTAatttacctgaaaaaaaatgccAGCACAGTATGtaaagtgttttcatttttagcATTGATATACTTCAAAATATATTTGATGACTAAATCGTTAAGACTCCAAGAGCAGAATGAAAAAGACTGATTCCAGGACtcttatattaaataaaaaatttgagTTTTCACAGACCAACAATCATAAAGACATTGATCTATGCAGAAGCCTTAATTTATACAGGCAAGTTATtatcaaaagaaaatataaaagaaaatacttaTTAGAGACGATCGCATTTTCTATTTCTCTTGGATTTTAAACTGGATTTTTAATACACATGGAGTGGAGTTAAAGCAAATAAAAGCAGGACACAATAATGCAGACCTTCATTAATTCTAATTCCCCCgagaacaaaatagaaaagaaaccaatGTTTAAAACGAAAAGTGTTCTCTCTCCCTTAAGCTAACAAACGGAGGGGGTtttgttagaaaaaaatattccccaaCTTTATTTTCTGTTAACCTCAAACTGGGAATTTAGATAAGTGACTGTAGAACATGCAGATTTAAAGAAAAGATCAATCAGATcaaatttaaaattgattttttttcctgatgagtGAAGAACTATGCAAGAGAGTGCTGCCCTCCCAGCCtcgaggaaaggaaaggggagtagAGTCATtcgaaaataaaactataaacaaatgggaaaaaaactCACAAACAttactggcattttttttttaaatcaaagcaaATGTTGCGACTGCTTTAACATCTAAGAATTCCCTCAATGTAATTGTCTGTTTACTGCTGTTCCGCTCCTAGTGTTTTTGTTCTAAGAGCCACGGAAGTCTCCCTCTAGCTAATATCGGACAGGGACGGTCCACGGATTCTGGCTGCAATTGTGCACGTGTGTTCAGAATCCCAAATGAAAGGGGAAAATAATTTgtgtttaaaatgcatttttttttgtttttgttgggtaAAGCAGCAAATATTTTTCATCTAAAGTCTTCAACCAAATAGGCACATTAAAACAGAGACTTTTAATTTAAcaatctccagcccctcactacacatacacacacacacacacacacacacacacacacacacacacacacaaaatatacacatatttgcaATGTTACATAATAGTAATGAAAGTATGTGATAATTATATCATAAGAATGAAATATGATAAGAACTTATAGATGGCAAAGAACATAGAAATACTCTAAGACAGTGATACTGTATCTTTAAATACTTGCATGCAAAGCCAGCATCAATTGAGTAGATCTTTATTTATATTACCTTAGGTtttaatttcattcaataatcAGTTTTCATTTTGGATCTTCCAAATCTTTTCAGGCTGAGTGTCGCATCGTCTCCTGGAGCCTCTAGATCTGTGTGTATCTGCACTATCTCATTGATCTCTAAAAAGTGACATTGATGCCAACTGCCAGAGCTGGTACCCATGCCATCTGCTAGTGACGTCACAGGGCAGAGAGAGCCATGTGATCCTCTCTTGGGACCTTCATTCTGCACTGATCATCTGGCATCCCTGTAAGTGGGTACCAGCATTCATGCATCAACACAGGAGGTTAGACTGATAGGGAAAAAATCTGCACCAGCCTTTTACATACAGTAGGTGTGTTTCTCTTCTAGCTGCTCGGGTCTCACTGGCAATCTGTAGAAAGA
This window harbors:
- the Neurod6 gene encoding neurogenic differentiation factor 6 gives rise to the protein MLTLPFDESVVMPESQMCRKFARQCEDQKQIKKPESFPKQVVLRGKSIKRAPGEETEKEEEEEDREEEDENGLSRRRGLRKKKTTKLRLERVKFRRQEANARERNRMHGLNDALDNLRKVVPCYSKTQKLSKIETLRLAKNYIWALSEILRIGKRPDLLTFVQNLCKGLSQPTTNLVAGCLQLNARSFLMGQGGEAAHHTRSPYSTFYPPYHSPELATPPGHGTLDNSKSMKPYNYCSAYESFYESTSPECASPQFEGPLSPPPINYNGIFSLKQEETLDYGKNYNYGMHYCAVPPRGPLGQGAMFRLPTDSHFPYDLHLRSQSLTMQDELNAVFHN